In Tepidimicrobium xylanilyticum, one DNA window encodes the following:
- the atpA gene encoding F0F1 ATP synthase subunit alpha, producing MELRPEEISSVIKEQIKRYEKRLDMVDVGTVIQVGDGIARIHGLEACMAGELIEFPGEVYGMALNLEEDNVGCVLLGSDKDIKEGDIVKKTGRIVEVPVGDVMIGRVVNALGQPIDGKGPINATKFRPIERVAPGVITRKSVNQPLQTGIKAIDSMFPIGRGQRELIIGDRQTGKTALAVDAIINQKDQDVICIYVAIGQKRSTVAQIVDVLEKHGAMDYTIVVSATASELAPLQYIAPYAGVAMGEEFMDNGEDVLIVYDDLSKHAIAYRAMSLLLRRPPGREAYPGDVFYLHSRLLERSAKLSDEYGGGSITALPIIETLAGDISAYIPTNVISITDGQIFLETDLFFAGQRPAINTGLSVSRVGGAAQIKAMKKVAGSLKLELAQYRDLAAFAQFGSDLDKDTQRRLEQGERMMEILKQPQYSPMKVEDQVVIIYVVINGYLSDIPLERVSQFEKEFLNYINNNYPEIINSIKETKDLTEETEKRIKEAVEEFKKSF from the coding sequence ATGGAGTTAAGACCGGAAGAAATTAGTTCTGTTATAAAGGAACAGATTAAGAGATATGAAAAAAGACTTGATATGGTAGATGTGGGTACCGTCATTCAGGTAGGAGATGGTATTGCTAGAATTCACGGCCTTGAGGCATGTATGGCAGGAGAGCTGATAGAGTTCCCAGGAGAGGTTTATGGAATGGCTCTTAACTTAGAGGAAGACAATGTTGGTTGTGTACTTTTAGGTTCCGATAAGGATATCAAAGAAGGCGACATAGTAAAGAAGACGGGGAGAATAGTAGAAGTTCCCGTTGGAGATGTAATGATTGGTAGAGTTGTTAATGCATTGGGTCAACCCATAGATGGGAAAGGACCAATAAATGCCACCAAGTTTAGACCTATAGAGAGGGTTGCTCCAGGGGTTATTACCAGAAAATCTGTAAATCAGCCTTTACAAACCGGGATTAAGGCTATAGATTCCATGTTCCCGATAGGTAGAGGTCAGAGAGAGCTAATTATTGGGGATAGGCAGACTGGTAAAACTGCCTTAGCAGTAGACGCTATTATTAACCAAAAAGATCAGGATGTTATCTGCATTTATGTAGCCATAGGGCAAAAGAGGTCAACAGTTGCTCAGATTGTTGACGTACTTGAAAAACATGGTGCAATGGACTATACCATTGTAGTGTCTGCAACAGCTAGCGAGTTGGCACCATTACAATATATAGCACCCTATGCAGGAGTAGCCATGGGTGAAGAATTCATGGACAATGGTGAAGATGTGCTTATAGTTTATGATGACCTATCCAAGCATGCTATAGCCTATAGGGCTATGTCCTTGCTTTTAAGACGTCCACCAGGAAGGGAAGCCTATCCAGGAGACGTATTCTACCTACATTCTAGATTATTAGAAAGGTCAGCAAAATTGAGCGACGAATATGGCGGAGGTTCTATTACAGCCTTGCCTATTATAGAAACCTTAGCAGGAGATATTTCTGCCTATATTCCAACCAACGTTATCTCCATAACTGATGGGCAAATATTCCTAGAAACGGACCTTTTCTTTGCAGGACAGAGACCTGCTATAAATACTGGACTGTCCGTATCCAGGGTTGGAGGAGCAGCTCAAATTAAGGCTATGAAGAAGGTGGCTGGGAGCTTAAAGCTTGAACTAGCTCAATATAGGGATTTAGCTGCCTTTGCTCAATTTGGCTCAGATCTAGACAAGGATACTCAACGCAGGCTGGAACAAGGAGAACGAATGATGGAAATATTGAAGCAGCCTCAATATAGTCCAATGAAAGTGGAAGATCAAGTTGTGATCATATATGTGGTTATTAATGGATACTTGTCAGATATTCCACTTGAAAGGGTATCCCAATTCGAAAAGGAATTCCTAAATTATATAAACAACAATTACCCTGAAATAATAAATTCCATAAAGGAAACCAAGGATTTAACTGAAGAAACTGAAAAGAGAATTAAAGAAGCTGTAGAAGAGTTCAAAAAGAGTTTTTAG